Part of the Brachyhypopomus gauderio isolate BG-103 chromosome 17, BGAUD_0.2, whole genome shotgun sequence genome, GTGGACGTAAGAGCCTTGTGCCTTGAACTGCGAGTGAGAAGTGTGTGTAAGAAGGTGttgctgtctctctgctgtctctcttGTAGACATATTCCTGCTACAGTGCCACTTCCTGCGCCAGGCGGGTCACTCGGAGAAGGCCGTGTCTCTCTTCCAGGCCCTCCTGGACTTCACCTTCTTTAAACCCGACAGCCTGAAAGACCAGCCTACCAGACaacaggtctcacacacacacacacacacacacacacacacacacacacacaaatattgaGCTGGCAGTAATGTAGGAGTTACCCACCAATCAACAGGACGCATATACAGATTTCATATATTGAGCTGGCTGTAATGTATGAATTACCCACCAAGCaataatacacacaaacacatctcacacacacacacacacacacacttcaattaTTGAACTTGAGCTGGCTGTAATGTACGAGTTACCCACCAAgcagcaatacacacacacacacacacacacacacacacacattatgtttGCTGTAATGTAGATCTTACCCACAAAACTGCAGCTCAGCTATGTGCCAGTCTCTGCAAAAGTGTCTGCAAAagtgtttttgcattaaagTTGACTTCTGGAAAGGGAGATTTCAGGATTTAATCCCTGTTTAAATCTTCTTCATTCTGTCTGAGGCAACTTCCAAAAATCTAATTGTTGCCACCAGAGTCTCCAGATAATCCCATTAATGTATGTTCATAGTTCATTTTAAATGAGTTTTTACAGATCCTGATAGTATCATACCTtctctggtggtggtgtggtctCTAGAGACTCTCATGAACACCAGATCCTTGCTTTGAACACAGAGATGCTGAGGTGATGTGCATAATAAGTTTGATGTccctgctgcttctgtctctGTTCTAATGTGAAGGTTTTATCCATCTGAGAATACAGCAACCACCACAGGATTTGAACTGTAATGCCTGTTCAAACAGTTTTGTGTGTTAGTAGAGTGGACAGTGTCAGCGTGGTAAATGACAGAAGACTGGGGTGTCTGCGCATTTTCCGTTCACACACCAAGCCTCGCAAACCTGACTTAACGATCAGTGCTGCAAGCAGCATTCAGTCAGCAAACAGGTGTCTCTTTATGATTGGCTGACTCATCATGCTGACTGTTTGTGATTGGCTCCTTAACAGCTGAGGTCTGGGCATGTGCTGCAGTGAGGTATTTCTGGCTATGAGCAACAGTGCAGAGGGATTCCTAATTATAAACACGGAtctctgatctgagatcagataGGCTTCACACCACCATTGAGCAGATGTGCACACCTACAGCTGTTCAAATGGACTGTCTGCATTCTGGGGGAGTGTGCATGTTTTCATAACTcttggcttgtgtgtgtgtgtgtgtgtgtgtgtgtgtgtgcatattcaGGTTGAGTTCTTTGAGCCCTTCTGGGACAGCGGTGAGCCGCGGGTGGGGGAGCGAGGGGCGAGGGGGTGGAGGGCCTGGATGCTgcagcaggagagaggaggcTGGATCATTCCCCCTgagtcaggtacacacacacacacacacacacacacacacacacctgagtcaggtacacacacacacacacacacacacctgagtcaggtacacacacacacacacctgagtcaggtacacacacacacacacacacacctgagtcaggtacacacacacacacacacacacacacacacctgagtcaggtacgtacacacacctgagtcaggtacacacacacacacacacacctgagtcaggtacacacacacacacacacacacacacacacacacacctgagtcaggtacacacacacacacacacacctgagtcaggtacacacacacacacacacacctgagtcaggtacacacacacacacacacctgagtcaggtacacacacacacctgagtcaggtacacacacacacacacctgagtcaggtacacacacacacacacacacacctgagtcaggtacacacacacacacacctgagtcaggtacacgcacacacacacacacacacacctgagtcaggcacacacacacacacacacacacacctgagtcaggtacacacacacacacacacacacacacctgagtcaggtacacacacacacacacctgagtcaggtacacacacacacacacacacacacctgagtcaggtacacacacacacacacacacctgagtcaggtacacacacacacacacacacacacacctgagtcaggTACACATACACCTGGATGCAAAGACTCTGCATGTGCCTCATGTAAATGTATTACTAACGGGCACCAAAAGATGAGATGTCATCACCCATAATCCCATAATCATGCATTACATGCAAGAGATGTAATCAGAATTAAGGATTTGTTGTTTCCAGTGGCAATGCATTTTAGAACTAATGGACATCGTATTAATGacgcacatacacaaacacatggagGTGGGGTGTGACGTGTCTGTTGGGCTGCTAGGTCTGGCTGACTTCCAAAATACCTCATCAATCAGAACGTCAGGCCCGAGAGACTAAATCCAACCTAGCTGTGTTTCCTTCTGTCTCCTGtcacagaggaggaggaggatgaagatcaGGATGAGTCTGAGATTAAAGACAAAACCCAGCCTAAGTGGAGGATCTGGCTAGACGTGGAAGCCACTCGTGAAGCAAATCAGTGGTTGCCGTGGAGACCAGACAGCACTAAGGACCAATCCGAAGAGGACTGTGAGGACCCAGATCGTCAGGTACCGTCAATGACCTCTTAAGAGCTAAGTGTCTAagagctactgagtcatttctgCCTGCATAACAATGACTAAAAACAaggaaataaatatataaagagCATTAGCAGAGTAATCAAAGTTGCTCTCTCTTGATTAAAGAaccaaaatgtttaaatgtcatGGTATATTTGCTGAGAATGCTTTGACCTCTCGACGTTCTCCACGTTTGTGCTGTGTGTCCAGGTGCTGTTTGATGACATCGGGCCCTCTATGGTCCGGGTGGAGACCCCACAGCTCCAGGGCCGCTTGGTGCTCTCGTTCCTGCGTTTCCTGGGCCTGCCAGGAACCTCCAGCCCCCCCGACCCCAGTTTACTGCTGGATGACTCCGCCTTCTTGGATGAACGAGTTGACCCTGAACGCCCTTTGACCTCTTACGACCTCCCAGTATCTGGGGTCAGTGCCGTGGGACACATGACGTTCCTGAGCAGCTCCAGGAGGCGAGCGGGGCTGTGTAAAGCAGGAGAGGAACTTCTGAGGAACGTTCTGGAACAGATTCTCCCGCTCCTCTCCGCACAAGACCGAGCAGCCCTGAATCTGTGCTGGCTGCAGTATGAGAAACTGAAGGTCTGTGTGGTCTCAACGGATGATTGTTCAATTTATGCTGCTTTAAGCTTTTAAAGTGTTTATCTGTGGATTTTTACACAGGGTGACCATCCTGCAAAAAAAAGTGCTCCACTTAGCATAATGAAGGGGTACAaatattgttgtgtgtgtgtgtgttacaggtgttgaggtgtgtgcaGTATAAAAACAAGAAGCGTTTGAAGGTGCAGGGGAAAtccagtaagcgattggctaaatGTTTGCTGAAGCAGCAGGAGAATCGTGGCAGTCTGGCCCTGTGGAGGGAGTATGGCCACATGGAGTGGCTGCTGGGAAACGTGGAGGAAGCTCGCAGGGTGTTTGACACCGCCCTCACACTGGGCGGGGCCTTAGGCCTCCGTCACCATGCTCTTTGTAGCCTCTGCCTCTTATACGCCCAATTAGAAGTGGAGCTGACGTCTAGGGGCGCGTCTGGAAGCCCGGAAACGCCCCCCACCGCCTCTCGGGCCGTCCATGTACTCACCACGTTGGCCGAGGGAGCCGTCTACACGCCGTTCTCGGGACACGTCGGCCCCGTGACCATACTGAAGGCACGCAAAGCCTACGAGCTGGCGCTACGAGCCGCCCTGCTGGACGTGGGCGGTACTGCGCCGTCCGGCAGACCCCACAACGTGTGTGGGCTGGTTGGCTGTTTTGGGCTGTTCCAGTACCTCACCACGGGGATAGATGCAGCCGAGGCGGTCTATGTGCAGGCCGGAGAGGCGCTGTCCGGTTCGGCCCGTCCcagcgaggacggcgggccccTCGCGCGCTGCCACGTGACTTCGGAGCGCGAGACGGTGGCCGTTCAGCACGTCACGCTACTGCATCACCACGGCAACGCCGGCGTGCTCCCTCTGTCCCGCCTCAGACTGGCTCTCACCGAGGCCCTGCACCGTCTACCCTGCAGCGCCCCCCTGTGGCAGCTCtacctgctggccgagagccgCTGCCACAACCGTGGTCGCACACGCCGGTTCTTCCACGACGTTGCCAAGAGCAACCGCAGCGTGATACCCCGTCTGTTCGCCGTGACGGCGGAGCAGCGCTGGAAGCAGCAGATGGATTTAGCTCAGAGGTGAGAGGTCGTCAGGAGAGGTCAACAGGTCACCTTTACACTCAGAGTTTAGTTTAACATTTCACTCACCGCACATTAACCTGGTGTCCTGTAGTTCCTGTTCGAGTCTCCCAACGGACATCCTACCCACGTTACCAGAGATCGGCATCGGCAACCGTATCCGCACGCTGTTTGAGGTTGCCGTGACAACAGAAGACGGGGCTCACTGCCCCCTGCTGTGGAGGATGTACATGACCTCGCTGGTAAGAGCCTCTTCTGCAGTCAGCACGCAGATGCATTCTTGGGTAAACTGATCCAGAAACAGTACTACTATAACCCTGGTGGTCATGTGTGTCCAACTTTAGAATAGCAGACCTGGGCTGAGatcagtctttttttttttatagtttttttattattctgtgAATTTAATGTAAAAAGGTGCATTTTACCCATAAGCTTGGTGTTTGAATTTAATTTGTATTCAATCCCCAGTATGCAAAATAATAatgatagtggtggtgatgatgaagaTAATGATGTTAATGATGATTGTGTACAGGTCTCTAGTGGGCACACGGAGAAGGGCAGAGGAATCTTCTATAAAGCCCTACAGGCTGTCCCGTGGGCCAAAGTGagctagctctctctctctctctctctctctctctctctctctctctctctatctcattaACTAATTACACACTCATGCATAGTATTTTCTTTTCATGGtcacatacacacgtgtgtgcgtgtgtgcgtgcgtgcgcaggGTCTGTACATGGACGCAGTACAGCTGTTTCCAGACCGTGTGCAGGAGTTCCTGGACCTTCTGACGGAGAAGGAGCTGCGTCTCCGGGTTCCTCTGGAGGAGGTGGACATTCTGTTGGAGGACTAGCCAACCACATTCTTCCCATAATGCACCAGATTGGACTTTTCAGACTCCAGACAATGTCAAGCTAGAGCCAAAACACTTGTATTCAAAcacattatttattttaataaaataagtaaataaataacattttttgATCATAAATGTGCATACTTTACAAGTATTTTGTTCATGAGAGCATTGCTCGGACAGAGGAGACGTCTTACAGGAGCTAATTGCTGTGAGCCATCACAGGGGAGAACCTGGCCCCACGTATTCATATCTTAGGCTGCAGGAACTATAAACGTGAAACATGCAGTGGACACAGTGAGGTGAACAATGCAAACACTTGTAGTATAAGTCAGATGATCATTAAAAACTGAAGGACATAATATAGACACAGATCAAGGATTTTGGTCTGTTCATTTTATATAAACAGCAAGGTTAAAACGCAAAATACAAAAGGGTGTTGAAAAATATTAACATTCATTTTACTACGTTTTATATACAACCACACATGCTGACACAAGCAACCTGTATCTCATGAAAGGTTTACTGAGTCAAAGCAGAAAACAGCCCAGAAGCCATCAGTGATCTGCACGAGAAGAAAACTACGGCAACAAATTTGGGtgtgaaatgtaaatgtagaatGTGGTTCAAAAACTAAATTATGCTACAAAAATCACACAACTCACAATAGTATATGCACAGTAAAAAAtgagcaatatatatatatatatatatatatatatatatatatatatatatatatatatatatatatatatatatatccagtaATGCAATTTAATATGATTTCAAATAGTAATATGTAAAATTCAGGTCTGTATCAGATGCAAAAAAGCAAAGGTTTCCTTGCTTCCTATGTCTTCATACAGTAATGCATTTAGTCTCTAGTGATACCTCGTCTGACCCAGGATTGTGTCTGATATGAAAGTCAGAGTCATTTGCTGCCCACATTTGGTTCCAGTTATggtacacaaacatacaacatCTATACATTTAAACTCATGCATTAAAATCATTCAGTACCTGTTTCAGCTTGGGCCAAGGCAATATAATCACCAGCCTTCAGCACAGGAATAATGAAACCTTTTCTTTGTTGTTGAATGGGATTACAGAAAAAAGGGCAGAGAGTCAAAAGGATTTGAAAGGAGACCAGGGCCCACAGCACTGAAATATCTGACACCCAGCTGAGTGTGTAGTTTGGGCAACAGGAAGAACTCAAGAGCAGGATGATGTGAATGTGTGAGAGGGCCAGTAATGGCCAAGATGGACCTGCTACTCCACTGCTAGGAATAAttaccaagaaaatgcttgagcTCTTTAGAAACATGATTAATAACATGCATATTTTCATCTGAAGAACAATGTTAGATTATGTTTCTCTCCCACTTTAAAGAAGAGACCCTTGTTCAGACCAATACTTTTATTAAATCCAAACTTTTATTAAATCTAGACTCTTATTAAATCCAGATCTGTATTAAATCCAAACTTCAGTGCTGTTTTCTACAGGCTTCCTGCTTCTGGGATCAAGAAGTTGCAGTATGTCCAGAACCCAACAGCTAAAGGTTCTTGAATCTTATGGTCTGATGAAATCACTTTTTATTTTACATCATGTAgatggccgtgtgtgtgtgtgtgtgtgtgtgtgtgtgtgtgtgtgtgtgatttaccTGTGGAAAGGATGGCACCAGACTGCACCATGGGAACAATACAAGCCTACTGAGGCAATGTGATGCTGTGGGCGATGTTGTATTGGAAAACTTTGGATCGTGGCACTCGTGATACTTTGTCACATAAATAACACAGGGGATGGCATTGCCCAATAACAATTTCAGCAGGATAATGTGCCCTGtgctgcaaaaaataaaaataaattaggaAATATTTGAAGAAGCTCAACTTCCCAAGATCTCAGTCCAGAGTGGTTTTGGTGGCACAAAGGGGACATACAAAGTGTTACACAATTTATTTTTCTATCTGTGTGCTATAGTGTGTGCAGATCCTGAGATGTTAGGCTAGTAGCTAgcagcatcatcatcatcatcattttcatGGTTATGATTATTAAATCAGCATTTCCTGAGGTATGGATTTGTGGATGGAGAAAGCAGGTCTGATATCTGTGAATCAGTCCATGACGGGGAAGCAAACGTTTCGTCATACTGCAATCTCCATGAcagcgtttgtgttttgttctcTCAGAACACAGCTTAAAGGTCTTCACTTAACTATTTTGCTCTCTACTCACACAATACATATGTCAAATCTCTCTTGATTAATTTCTCGGCGGTCcatctttccttctttctttagagagacagagagagagagagacagagagagagagagagatgtgtgccTGCATGACTgtgactgtgcgtgtgtgtgtgtgtggctcttttGATGTCAGTCTGGGAGTTATGAAATCTACTCCTACACACTACTAGTACTAACTTTGCATTTCCCGAAAGAAAGGCGTTTTTTTCTTAGGAAAAGGTTGACAGAAATATTATTGATGAGTCTGATAAAAATGACTGGCACATGGTTATTGTTAGGGTTGTGAAATTGTCTTTAGACGTAGATCTTAGCCTTCAGCATTCATGAACCATGAAATTTGTTCAGCCCTCAGTGTTTCGTAGCtggccaggagaacagattcacaccACACAAGTGTCAGGAAAAGAGATTGCaaagtttaataataataatacatctagttaaatacagaataaataaaatgtgtcaagacaattgggtaagaataatcaaacatatgtatgattgggttcttatcaggagaggagataCAGTGGACTGGATGTAGGAGTAATGGAAAAGTGCAATATAGAGAAAGATAAGTTATAACTTTGGGgcagataagggaatgaacaaaaTGTCAGACTGAGGGTGACAGACTgaatcacaaattcccttacagTAATAGGCTCATCACTTAGACAAGCTTTCAATTCACCTTTGCCGCAGTAATAATTATGACATGGTTCCCAAGCATGGAACATTTCTATTAAAAGAaatagcagcagtagtagttgttgttttattttgtatgtttatctggttattttctttaatcatgaataatttaataataattggCTAACAGCTCTTGATCCCAAATGAAACTTTGGCCACAAGATGAAAGTGAAGTGAAACTATCTCTGAGAGGTCTGTATGGTGAGAGATCTGTATAGTGAGAGGTTTGTATGGTGAGAGGTTTGTATGGTGAGAGGTCTGTATGGTGTTGTTGCTCTGCAGTATTTACCCAGGTCACTGTTACGTAACAGTGGTTAACGCCAAAGTCCTGAAGAATGGAATGAGTGACCTGCTGTCAAAGCAGTTTGAGTTTCCTGTAAAAAATAGCTGCCATATGGCAGCTGGCAAATAGCTAAACATCTCTTAACCTTGACCACACTGCACCATCTGTTTGAGTGATttacaaaataacaaaatgtaATGTCCTTACCTTTTCTGTTATCCATTTCTATTTATTAGCTTTAATGAATTTAAACAACATTCAGTAGaaatagtagttgtagtagtggtagtggtagtagtagtaatagtagtagtattagtagtagtagtagtagtagtagtagtagtagtggtagtagtaatagtagtagtagtagtggtagtggtagtagtagtattagtggtagtagtagtagtagtggtagtggtagtactagtggtagtagtggtagtagtggtagtaatagtagtagtggtagtagtagtggtagtagtagtattagtggtagtagtagtattagtggtagtagtggtagtagtagtagtggtagtagtagtattagtggtagtagtagtagtaatagtagtagtagtagtagtagtggtagtagtagtagtaatagtagtagtagtagtagtggtagtagtagtagtagtggtaatagtagtggtagtggtagtagttgtagtagtggtagtaatagtagtagtagtagtaatagtagtagtagtggtagtagtaggtctctaggtagggccagggtggtctccttcctcaaacactgtctctaggtagggccagggtggtctccttcctcaaacactgtctctaggtagggtcagggtggtctccttcctcaaacactgtctctaggtagggccagggtggtctccttcctcaaacactgtctctaggtagggccagggtggtctccttcctcaaacactgtctctaggtagggtcagggtggtctccttcctcaaacactgtctctaggtagggtcagggtggtctccttcctcaaacactgtctctaggtagggccagggtggtctccttcctcaaacactgtctctaggtagggtcAGGGTGgattaaaacgccaacaagcttattatgcagcacttatgctgctcttcttctgtcaccaaacacggtaccatctcttttaacagggttgccaactctcacgcattgagtgtgagacacacgcatttgaccgtcttcacacgctctcacgccacacatccgatttctcacgctgaaaaaaaatctagtttatttacctctgatctacatctataattcaatgagttactagttcgtcAAACACTGGCGATCGATGGATCGCGAAATagtacttaatttgtgtccattttacaccccccctcaacaatttacactcgcccccctcccccgtcaacaatttataatatataaaattaaaattaaaataaacattttgctATTTGTATTGCAATTTATTTACAAAGAAATATTCTAATGTGGCCAAGCCTGTCCAGGAAAGACATGTGGAGTGCTTCGTGTCTCACTGTGTCTACTGTTGCTTATTTCCATATTTAACACACAAGCAAGGGAGTAAGAGGAGCCTGTAACAAAGCAGAACAAATGCAGTTTGTAAGGGAAGGTGAACACAGCACATCTTAATGGCCACCAACACAGCTGCTTTCAGAAATGATATTCATTTTTGCTCAAAGTCTCACTTCAGTCTTCAGATGAGTTTTCAAATGGAGAACTACTGCATGTAATAGTTTATGTCAAatcctcacctcctccaccacttgggcttttttctgtttttcattCCCTCACAGTTCTTTTCCTCCTCTCTGACCCTCTGTTCGGTTTTATTCTTTCGTCTACCACCACTTACATCAGTGACAGGTCTCTGATGGATATAAAGACAAATTCAAACACTGTTGCTAATGTGATTTTTCACAACACGGTACATTCCATCCAAACAGTGGATGGCGCTCTTTCTCCCAGCCCCTTCCCACATACCTGAACCGAAGCATCTCTGCTGAGAAGATTCACTGGACACTTCATCTCCTCATCAGTGATGATGCTCTGGGAGTTAAATGTTGTGCAAGAAGGATGAACTCCATTCCTGAACGTGTGTTCACCCATCAAAGTGCTAAGTGGTCTACTGCTCTTGCCGTTAACATTATCCTGAGCGCTAGCTGCTCTAGAAGCTCCTCTGGAGACAGGCTTCAGTGGAGGAGCTGTCATGGTAGGACCAGCAGCATACACCACACCCTTCTCAATGATCGGTGAATGTTCAGACACCATCGTCTTGATCGTGGCCATGTTCCTGGATGTCTGGGTCTCCAATACCTCTTCCTTCATGTTGTTAGCTTCCTGGATGTTCTGTTCGTCCTCCAGATCAATCAGAGTCtaagaaacagaaacagaaatgtTAACATGACTGCTAAAATGATTCGTCACTAAGATTATGAAATGAGCAGAAGAGCCGTATCCCCAACCCACAAACGTACCAGTACATCATCTCCTCCATTCAGGATGACCTCCTGAGCATTCCCACTCTGGCTGGTGATTGGTGGGAGAGTAAGGAAGGATCCAGAGGAAGGAGGGGCTGCTGGTGTGAGTCTTGGGCTGTTTGGCCTGACACTAGGGGTAGCTGCTCTCACGATTAGTCTGGAGCTGCCTGCCCCTACCTGAGTGGAAGTCATACTGATTGTTGCCCTGGTGGTAGGTTGAGTTAACAAAGTGCAGGCAGAAACAGTGGTTTTGTTGATACAAGACCACTGTTCCTTCGTTCTTTCCACTGTGTCTTTCACTTCTGCCTGGGTCGCTTGTTTGCTCTCTTTCTCAGGCACAATGTCAGCAGTCTTCCCTCTCCTGAGCACATCACCCATGTCCTGAGCCTGCTCAGTTTTAACGGACACCATTTTTTCATCATTTTTGAGAGTGCCACAGACCTCAGGAATGCCCAAATCAGCAATGGGACAAAAAGCCAGTCTGGCCAGCATCAAACGTCTCCTGTCCCTGGCACTGTAGACCTCGGACTGGTTCCCCTGTTCAGCGTTCATCCTGTGTATCCTCTGAAGAACTTCTTTCTCTGTGGTCAGATCAGACCACAAGACTGCTCTCTCCACAGCTGGTGGTGCCTCTGTCCAAGAGGTCGGCTTGCTAGGTCCTCCCTTCGAGACCCAGCAGTACGCTGCCCTGCTCACTTTCTCCTTGTGAGGGGGGTCCTTGTGGACCATGGTAGAAGAGATGTCCATTTCTCCTTTTAGAGCAGATGGACGATTGGGCTCAGGACGTGCTTGCAAAGACCTTTTGCACCAACTCT contains:
- the nrde2 gene encoding nuclear exosome regulator NRDE2, yielding MALFPAFEGALNVDSSRNRDLEWLNNQSFREDDALNLHQRASCPASPPSPQSPPSLQKPEEQDNYDVGTKKRRKKEKKKKGKKQKQQKRGCSESGDSDSHTVYPSDLLKKQETPDRAESPIQAGGFMWLDDLHAPTATPYCIDRRADRANWEYRALYRAHIARYRRKGSSALGLDSRTQAVVWDDSAAGKKRRDQKPERYFSPSVRRLLQGEAVPSLPDAPLPEPAPFIPLGNHNEDAGLKPSDSLNPLGVYDSSTSLWLEGKGQPQVKDNVPQPPENSGTKAKVEEFNRTLRENPTDTPTWLAFIRFQDEVGAACGSLPDGQESEAEARRLSVRALLERKVSIIERALESNPGSVELKLEKLRLCQELWEPTVLLKEWKKLVFIHPNSAPLWRSYLLFAQSHFSTFSVSKVNAIYGKCLSTLSAVQDGSMVSHPSLPGTQEDMLDIFLLQCHFLRQAGHSEKAVSLFQALLDFTFFKPDSLKDQPTRQQVEFFEPFWDSGEPRVGERGARGWRAWMLQQERGGWIIPPESEEEEDEDQDESEIKDKTQPKWRIWLDVEATREANQWLPWRPDSTKDQSEEDCEDPDRQVLFDDIGPSMVRVETPQLQGRLVLSFLRFLGLPGTSSPPDPSLLLDDSAFLDERVDPERPLTSYDLPVSGVSAVGHMTFLSSSRRRAGLCKAGEELLRNVLEQILPLLSAQDRAALNLCWLQYEKLKVLRCVQYKNKKRLKVQGKSSKRLAKCLLKQQENRGSLALWREYGHMEWLLGNVEEARRVFDTALTLGGALGLRHHALCSLCLLYAQLEVELTSRGASGSPETPPTASRAVHVLTTLAEGAVYTPFSGHVGPVTILKARKAYELALRAALLDVGGTAPSGRPHNVCGLVGCFGLFQYLTTGIDAAEAVYVQAGEALSGSARPSEDGGPLARCHVTSERETVAVQHVTLLHHHGNAGVLPLSRLRLALTEALHRLPCSAPLWQLYLLAESRCHNRGRTRRFFHDVAKSNRSVIPRLFAVTAEQRWKQQMDLAQSSCSSLPTDILPTLPEIGIGNRIRTLFEVAVTTEDGAHCPLLWRMYMTSLVSSGHTEKGRGIFYKALQAVPWAKGLYMDAVQLFPDRVQEFLDLLTEKELRLRVPLEEVDILLED
- the LOC143480567 gene encoding uncharacterized protein LOC143480567 isoform X2, encoding MKKNSARQMLDDDESWCKRSLQARPEPNRPSALKGEMDISSTMVHKDPPHKEKVSRAAYCWVSKGGPSKPTSWTEAPPAVERAVLWSDLTTEKEVLQRIHRMNAEQGNQSEVYSARDRRRLMLARLAFCPIADLGIPEVCGTLKNDEKMVSVKTEQAQDMGDVLRRGKTADIVPEKESKQATQAEVKDTVERTKEQWSCINKTTVSACTLLTQPTTRATISMTSTQVGAGSSRLIVRAATPSVRPNSPRLTPAAPPSSGSFLTLPPITSQSGNAQEVILNGGDDVLTLIDLEDEQNIQEANNMKEEVLETQTSRNMATIKTMVSEHSPIIEKGVVYAAGPTMTAPPLKPVSRGASRAASAQDNVNGKSSRPLSTLMGEHTFRNGVHPSCTTFNSQSIITDEEMKCPVNLLSRDASVQRPVTDVSGGRRKNKTEQRVREEEKNCEGMKNRKKPKWWRRLLLLPCLCVKYGNKQQ
- the LOC143480567 gene encoding uncharacterized protein LOC143480567 isoform X1, whose amino-acid sequence is MEVIGGNFGMLYIIVIAIAARQMLDDDESWCKRSLQARPEPNRPSALKGEMDISSTMVHKDPPHKEKVSRAAYCWVSKGGPSKPTSWTEAPPAVERAVLWSDLTTEKEVLQRIHRMNAEQGNQSEVYSARDRRRLMLARLAFCPIADLGIPEVCGTLKNDEKMVSVKTEQAQDMGDVLRRGKTADIVPEKESKQATQAEVKDTVERTKEQWSCINKTTVSACTLLTQPTTRATISMTSTQVGAGSSRLIVRAATPSVRPNSPRLTPAAPPSSGSFLTLPPITSQSGNAQEVILNGGDDVLTLIDLEDEQNIQEANNMKEEVLETQTSRNMATIKTMVSEHSPIIEKGVVYAAGPTMTAPPLKPVSRGASRAASAQDNVNGKSSRPLSTLMGEHTFRNGVHPSCTTFNSQSIITDEEMKCPVNLLSRDASVQRPVTDVSGGRRKNKTEQRVREEEKNCEGMKNRKKPKWWRRLLLLPCLCVKYGNKQQ